The Polaribacter tangerinus genome has a segment encoding these proteins:
- a CDS encoding RNA polymerase sigma-70 factor, translating to MLIKYPLESTFKQFAYRGSLHSFLVTFYHKKLCVYALSLTNDRDLAEDIVQNVFISVWKNRFKLKENFVVKSYLYKSVYNEFIDQYRKQKKVLTLEKKYIDALTYILEDDDEKSLDRLLKIVKKEIEKLPPKCKQTFLLSKEEGLTNIEIAEYLNVSIKSVEAHITKAYGILRKSIGNKVEGILFVLFGRNKDFKTS from the coding sequence TTGCTTATAAAATATCCGCTGGAATCCACTTTTAAACAGTTCGCTTATAGGGGAAGCTTACACTCTTTTTTGGTTACATTTTATCATAAAAAACTGTGTGTTTACGCTTTAAGTTTGACCAATGATCGTGATTTGGCAGAAGATATTGTTCAGAATGTTTTTATCAGCGTTTGGAAAAATCGATTTAAGCTTAAAGAAAATTTTGTCGTTAAAAGCTATTTATACAAGTCGGTTTACAACGAATTTATAGATCAATATCGAAAACAAAAAAAAGTACTAACTCTAGAAAAAAAATATATTGATGCTTTAACGTATATTTTAGAAGATGATGACGAAAAATCTTTAGATCGATTATTGAAAATTGTAAAAAAAGAAATAGAGAAATTACCGCCAAAATGCAAACAAACGTTTTTACTAAGCAAAGAAGAAGGTCTTACCAATATTGAAATTGCTGAATATTTAAATGTTTCAATAAAATCCGTTGAGGCCCATATTACAAAAGCTTATGGTATTTTAAGAAAATCTATTGGAAATAAAGTTGAAGGTATCTTGTTTGTACTGTTTGGTAGAAATAAAGATTTTAAAACTTCTTAA
- a CDS encoding restriction endonuclease subunit S, with protein MIEIKKRQLSFGHFDTINPSDNWWIEVNSIQDLLDAKSIIIDSAIEEYSKTSKSGYKKHSSKVLERSILDPNYRDELFTKAFNTKTNQSNMNTQDSIDLNQIFFGPPGTGKTFHTINEAIKIVDPKFYEINKNDREQLKARFKLLSLNNDNESVGQIGFTTFHQSFSYEDFIEGIKPNEPKEGDAFLKYEIQEGVFKKICRLAADSLNAVAVDTESLISLSTEEYEKAHFYKMSLGNTQDESDNEIYEYCIENNCISIGFGNQLDFTGKDEKELRSFGNDNDLDSFSIQAMNLFGNYLKIGNYVDEGARVIRISDFDELGFKNHKVVRHNYTDDLLPYVLEDRNILIAMTGETVGKSLFVNHVNETMVVNQRVATIKIIQPIFEAYVNCVIPTKLIQDVIEEAKNSTNDNISMSDIKGFNIPIPPLEEQKVIVEVVNALFKEVEALENLTKDLISLKEDFVTSALRRLTETDNTKQEWNYLQQHFSSFFTEKKNIKSLRETILQLAVQGKLTAQWRADNPNTEPASELLKRIEAEKQQLIAEKKIKAEK; from the coding sequence ATGATCGAGATTAAAAAAAGGCAGCTTTCTTTTGGTCATTTCGATACTATAAATCCATCAGATAACTGGTGGATAGAAGTTAATTCTATTCAAGATCTTTTAGATGCAAAATCCATAATTATAGATTCTGCAATTGAAGAATATTCCAAAACATCAAAATCTGGTTACAAAAAACACTCATCTAAGGTGTTGGAGCGTTCTATTTTAGACCCAAACTATAGAGACGAACTATTTACTAAGGCATTCAATACAAAGACAAATCAATCAAACATGAATACACAAGACTCTATTGATTTAAATCAAATATTTTTTGGCCCACCCGGGACTGGAAAAACTTTTCACACCATAAACGAAGCTATTAAAATAGTCGATCCAAAATTTTATGAAATTAATAAAAACGACAGAGAGCAATTAAAAGCTCGTTTTAAGTTGTTATCGCTCAACAACGATAACGAATCTGTAGGTCAAATAGGTTTTACTACATTCCATCAATCGTTTAGTTATGAGGATTTTATTGAAGGGATTAAACCCAATGAACCAAAAGAAGGTGATGCGTTCTTGAAATACGAAATTCAAGAGGGTGTATTTAAAAAGATCTGTCGTTTGGCTGCCGATAGTTTAAATGCAGTTGCAGTTGATACAGAGTCTTTAATTTCACTTTCTACAGAAGAGTATGAAAAAGCTCATTTTTATAAAATGTCATTGGGTAACACACAGGATGAAAGTGACAATGAGATTTACGAGTATTGTATAGAAAATAATTGTATCTCCATAGGTTTCGGAAATCAACTTGATTTTACAGGAAAAGATGAAAAGGAACTTAGGTCTTTTGGGAATGATAATGATTTAGATTCTTTTTCAATTCAAGCAATGAATCTCTTTGGTAACTATCTAAAAATTGGGAACTATGTTGATGAGGGCGCAAGAGTCATAAGGATTTCAGATTTTGATGAACTTGGATTTAAAAATCATAAAGTTGTTAGACATAATTATACTGATGATTTGTTACCATATGTTTTAGAGGACAGGAACATTTTAATTGCTATGACTGGCGAAACTGTTGGTAAAAGCCTTTTTGTGAATCATGTTAATGAAACAATGGTTGTGAATCAACGTGTTGCTACCATTAAAATTATTCAACCAATTTTTGAAGCTTATGTGAATTGTGTTATACCTACTAAGCTTATACAAGATGTAATTGAGGAAGCTAAAAACTCTACTAATGACAATATTTCAATGTCTGATATTAAAGGGTTTAATATCCCTATTCCCCCTCTAGAAGAACAAAAAGTAATAGTGGAAGTTGTCAATGCTTTATTTAAAGAAGTAGAAGCTTTAGAAAATCTCACCAAAGACCTTATTTCCCTTAAAGAAGACTTTGTTACTTCTGCATTAAGAAGGCTAACAGAAACAGACAATACCAAACAAGAGTGGAATTATCTGCAACAACACTTTTCAAGTTTTTTTACAGAAAAGAAAAACATTAAAAGTTTAAGGGAAACAATATTGCAGTTAGCCGTTCAAGGAAAACTCACTGCTCAATGGAGAGCAGACAACCCCAACACAGAACCAGCTTCAGAGCTCCTAAAACGTATTGAAGCAGAAAAGCAACAGCTTATTGCAGAGAAGAAGATAAAAGCTGAAAAATGA
- a CDS encoding right-handed parallel beta-helix repeat-containing protein: protein MRIFKLFLMLVFMACSTIYGQYDFTLPEYFRTKRNLPLLDFPTSIEVKITDFGALPNDGKDDGPAFRKALEFCKKWAKTGVGVKLTFFKGQYDLFEGKNKFHLIELKEGNNIIIDGNDSEIIIHDPLKGFLSIWKSNNVIVKNLTIDYDPLPFTQGKIVGVDLKNSTFDFKIDAGFPSLNMAMFQDASRVWGMLMDPEIPGKLKDGAPNYYASKNFKEVEPGTFRVKMPGPRMLEFMQVGDLYVHVARTNGSSIFKTNLSKNITYLNNTNFSSPAGSYAAINMEEWNILGCKVKLKEDRIHSANADCMHVNGGKFGPWIENSLFEGYSDDAVNLKATMRHILKQISPTELIMKYQVVKGDILRIYNPREGKLIGTFNVIENKFLGDGEMRITLDKPVPLELNVGDTKKNDIAYLDNQSNESFVIRNNTFRNARRYGILIQASNGLIERNYFENLSQSAITLINGVDWGEGFIAHNIKINQNIFKNCGYDETYLNEKDFATIQMRVVKLKNLNAKTKWNGVATTDWQGLEHIKITNNIFSYNKRALSIECSNKTIIKGNKFMRSTNDLSKEHELIFKNNNSNLVFEK, encoded by the coding sequence ATGAGAATATTCAAACTCTTTTTAATGCTAGTTTTTATGGCATGTTCTACCATTTATGGTCAGTATGATTTTACACTTCCTGAGTATTTTAGAACCAAAAGAAACTTGCCACTTTTGGATTTTCCAACATCTATAGAAGTTAAAATCACAGATTTTGGTGCTCTTCCTAATGATGGCAAAGATGATGGACCTGCCTTCAGAAAAGCCTTAGAGTTTTGTAAAAAATGGGCGAAAACTGGAGTTGGTGTTAAGCTTACATTTTTTAAAGGACAATATGATTTGTTTGAAGGAAAAAACAAGTTTCATTTAATTGAACTGAAAGAAGGTAACAACATTATTATTGATGGCAATGATTCTGAAATTATTATTCATGATCCTTTAAAGGGTTTTTTATCAATTTGGAAAAGTAATAATGTTATTGTTAAAAACTTAACGATCGATTATGATCCTCTACCCTTTACTCAGGGAAAAATAGTAGGGGTAGATCTTAAAAACAGTACTTTTGATTTTAAAATTGATGCAGGTTTTCCGAGTCTTAATATGGCCATGTTTCAAGATGCTAGCAGAGTATGGGGAATGTTAATGGATCCTGAAATTCCTGGAAAGTTAAAAGATGGTGCTCCTAATTATTATGCCTCTAAAAATTTTAAAGAAGTAGAACCTGGTACTTTCCGAGTAAAAATGCCTGGCCCTAGAATGTTAGAATTTATGCAAGTAGGAGATTTGTATGTTCACGTAGCAAGAACCAATGGCAGTTCTATATTTAAAACAAACTTGAGCAAAAATATCACTTATTTAAATAACACCAATTTTTCTAGTCCTGCTGGTAGCTATGCCGCTATCAATATGGAAGAGTGGAATATTTTAGGCTGTAAGGTTAAACTTAAAGAAGATAGAATTCACAGTGCCAATGCCGATTGTATGCATGTAAATGGCGGAAAATTTGGTCCTTGGATAGAAAATTCTCTTTTTGAAGGATATAGTGATGACGCTGTTAATCTAAAAGCTACAATGCGTCATATTCTTAAACAGATTTCACCAACAGAGTTAATCATGAAATATCAAGTGGTAAAAGGAGACATACTACGAATTTACAATCCAAGAGAGGGTAAATTAATAGGAACTTTTAATGTAATTGAAAACAAGTTTTTAGGAGACGGAGAAATGCGAATTACGTTAGATAAACCTGTGCCATTAGAATTAAATGTGGGCGACACCAAGAAGAACGATATTGCCTACTTAGACAATCAATCTAATGAATCTTTTGTAATTAGAAACAATACCTTTCGAAATGCAAGGAGGTATGGAATTTTAATACAAGCCTCTAATGGTTTAATTGAAAGAAATTACTTCGAGAATTTGTCTCAAAGCGCTATTACTCTTATTAATGGTGTTGACTGGGGAGAAGGGTTCATAGCGCACAACATAAAAATAAATCAGAATATTTTTAAAAATTGTGGCTATGATGAAACCTACTTAAATGAAAAAGACTTTGCCACCATTCAAATGAGGGTAGTTAAACTAAAAAACCTGAATGCTAAAACCAAATGGAATGGTGTTGCAACGACTGATTGGCAGGGTTTAGAACATATTAAAATAACGAATAATATATTTTCTTATAACAAAAGAGCCTTATCAATAGAATGCTCAAACAAAACTATCATTAAGGGGAATAAGTTTATGAGAAGTACTAATGATCTCTCAAAAGAACACGAACTTATTTTTAAAAATAACAATAGCAATTTAGTCTTTGAAAAATAA
- a CDS encoding LamG-like jellyroll fold domain-containing protein — protein sequence MAYSQFDPVPSFFRTQREVPLIELNTTQTILVSDYGANVNDGTNDIPGITAAITAAVNLSTLENPVRLVFESGTYDLMPTSGSHAISMANAKGVLWDGQNAEFIVHNPTIGFLSLFRCTNTILKDFSVDYATLPFTQGKITKVDVANGNFQFKLDDGYPLPIESHFVNAPQRWGMIKNSKGGIKEGTPNLISHNRYFESVGTRTYLYGNQNANNLTNIEVGDYFVHIARYNGATIIRNTAGKNLTYLNITGYTSPAGGFNARDSEEWNVINCQLKLKDNRVHTTNADAMHVNGGKIGPWVENSLFEGFSDDFMNIKYTRRGIKNIHSSTEITVEFEVAVGENIEFYNPREGEFLGAAVINNVQNLGSNLYKITLSNAINITTINNDDNQLADKAYIESRSNESMIFRNNVVRNSRRYGILIQSKYALIENNTFQNLSGAAIRIENGVDWGEGFRADHIEIRNNRIENCGYDKTYIEEPNSAAISVDFSKVKTPCSSSGGFCGTETSAFRAHSNIRIIDNTILYNKRGLYLKNIQGLTLANNFLCHRDEDITLINNQNPVEQVIFNTGGQNITNYNYDTPDADLQFLLNESSNTAQITNTGVNQGIELIKQSNGGAITQGFFDNEVGYTIKFDTEGNGNLMLINASDANSFPGASGGAARSYAFWVKPEKSIFQTILYSGGPADGEVFAIQMEANGMLRVTDNNGNFIWMQDMLLDIGQWNHIAVTVPENNSLFSIQLYKNGIPSNETKMGNNALINTASNMVQFFPRFKGIASDIRYVDYKLCGSEVERIYNDRQVTLSNDDLTSGLNELKVYPTIVSDFVHFSKSITSIQVINVLGKTLISKKRSRLSKLNLARLTSGLYILRINNTKTIKIYKN from the coding sequence ATGGCGTACTCACAATTTGATCCTGTACCCTCTTTTTTTAGAACTCAAAGAGAAGTTCCTCTTATTGAATTAAACACAACTCAAACCATATTAGTTTCAGATTATGGAGCTAATGTGAATGATGGAACTAACGACATACCTGGAATTACAGCAGCTATTACTGCTGCTGTAAATCTTTCTACTCTAGAAAATCCAGTGCGTTTAGTTTTTGAGAGCGGTACCTACGATTTAATGCCAACAAGTGGCTCTCACGCAATCAGTATGGCAAATGCAAAAGGAGTCTTATGGGATGGTCAAAATGCAGAATTTATTGTTCACAATCCCACAATAGGCTTTCTAAGTTTATTCCGTTGTACAAATACAATTTTAAAAGATTTCTCTGTAGATTATGCAACGCTACCTTTTACGCAAGGTAAAATTACAAAGGTTGATGTGGCAAATGGAAACTTCCAATTCAAGCTAGACGATGGTTATCCTTTACCCATAGAAAGCCATTTTGTAAATGCACCGCAAAGATGGGGTATGATAAAAAATAGTAAAGGTGGTATCAAAGAGGGCACTCCTAATTTAATTTCTCACAATCGTTACTTTGAATCTGTTGGAACACGAACTTATTTGTATGGCAATCAAAATGCCAATAATCTTACAAATATAGAAGTTGGAGATTACTTTGTTCATATTGCCAGATATAATGGTGCAACCATTATTAGAAATACGGCTGGAAAAAATCTAACCTATTTAAATATAACTGGGTATACAAGTCCTGCAGGTGGATTTAACGCCAGAGATAGCGAAGAATGGAATGTTATTAATTGCCAACTAAAACTCAAAGACAATCGGGTTCATACTACCAATGCAGATGCAATGCATGTTAATGGTGGCAAAATTGGTCCTTGGGTAGAAAACAGTCTTTTCGAGGGTTTCTCTGATGATTTTATGAACATTAAGTATACAAGAAGAGGTATAAAGAATATACATAGCTCCACAGAAATTACCGTTGAATTTGAAGTCGCAGTCGGAGAAAACATAGAGTTCTACAATCCAAGAGAAGGAGAATTTTTAGGTGCTGCTGTAATTAATAATGTTCAAAATCTAGGTAGTAACTTATACAAGATTACACTGTCTAACGCCATCAATATTACTACCATCAATAATGATGATAATCAATTGGCAGATAAAGCATATATAGAAAGTAGATCTAACGAATCTATGATTTTCAGAAATAATGTAGTTCGTAACTCCAGGAGATATGGAATTTTGATTCAAAGTAAATATGCCTTAATAGAAAATAACACTTTCCAAAATTTAAGTGGGGCCGCCATAAGAATTGAAAATGGAGTAGATTGGGGTGAGGGTTTTAGAGCCGATCATATCGAAATTAGAAATAACAGAATTGAAAACTGTGGTTACGATAAAACCTATATCGAGGAACCTAATTCTGCAGCGATCTCAGTAGATTTTTCAAAAGTAAAAACACCCTGCTCATCTAGTGGAGGATTTTGTGGCACTGAAACTTCTGCATTTAGAGCACACAGTAATATTCGTATTATAGACAATACCATACTTTACAATAAAAGAGGGCTGTACCTTAAAAACATTCAAGGATTAACTTTAGCAAACAATTTCCTTTGCCACAGAGATGAAGATATTACACTTATCAACAATCAAAACCCGGTTGAACAGGTAATTTTTAATACTGGTGGTCAAAATATTACGAATTATAATTATGATACTCCAGACGCTGATTTGCAATTTTTATTAAACGAAAGTTCTAATACAGCTCAAATTACTAATACTGGTGTTAATCAAGGCATAGAACTTATAAAACAATCTAATGGCGGTGCAATTACACAAGGATTTTTCGATAATGAAGTAGGATATACAATCAAATTTGATACAGAAGGTAATGGTAATTTAATGTTAATCAATGCAAGCGATGCCAACTCATTTCCTGGTGCTTCTGGCGGTGCTGCTAGAAGCTACGCTTTTTGGGTGAAGCCTGAAAAATCAATTTTTCAAACCATATTGTATAGTGGTGGACCAGCTGATGGTGAAGTTTTTGCAATTCAAATGGAGGCTAACGGAATGCTCAGAGTTACCGACAATAATGGTAATTTTATTTGGATGCAAGACATGCTTCTCGATATTGGCCAATGGAACCACATTGCAGTAACAGTGCCCGAAAACAATTCATTATTTAGCATTCAATTATATAAAAACGGAATTCCATCAAATGAAACTAAGATGGGAAATAATGCCCTTATAAATACCGCGAGTAATATGGTGCAATTCTTTCCTCGATTTAAAGGTATAGCTAGTGATATTCGTTATGTAGATTACAAATTATGCGGCTCAGAAGTAGAGCGTATTTATAATGACCGACAAGTTACTTTATCAAATGATGATTTAACTAGTGGACTCAACGAATTAAAAGTCTATCCAACTATTGTCTCTGATTTTGTTCATTTCAGCAAATCTATTACATCGATACAAGTAATTAATGTATTAGGAAAAACATTGATTTCTAAAAAAAGATCTCGTTTATCAAAATTGAATTTAGCTCGCTTAACCTCTGGTTTGTATATTTTAAGAATAAATAATACAAAAACTATAAAAATTTATAAAAATTAA
- a CDS encoding restriction endonuclease subunit S, whose amino-acid sequence MITPFEDKEIPFNLPSTWTWCRMQDVCPNITSGSTPPKPFFKEEGIPYLKVYNIRNQKIDFSYKEQFIDNDYHSTKLKRSILKPGDVIMNIVGPPLGKVAIIPDNYKEWNCNQAISLFRPLDRALSTWLYTFLCSGSFLQHIELIGTAGQDNISVTKSKTIMLPLPPIKEQQAIVEKVNSLMSLCDELDQQVDNSQSQIEQLMQSCLKEVFEEDSN is encoded by the coding sequence ATGATTACCCCATTTGAGGATAAAGAAATTCCTTTCAATTTACCCTCTACTTGGACATGGTGTAGGATGCAAGATGTTTGCCCAAATATAACTTCAGGCTCAACACCACCTAAACCATTTTTTAAAGAAGAAGGAATACCTTATTTAAAAGTTTATAATATTAGGAATCAGAAAATTGATTTCTCTTATAAAGAGCAGTTCATAGATAACGACTACCATTCTACAAAATTAAAAAGATCTATTCTTAAGCCAGGAGATGTAATTATGAATATTGTTGGCCCACCTCTTGGTAAGGTTGCTATCATTCCTGATAATTACAAAGAGTGGAATTGCAACCAAGCTATATCCCTTTTTAGACCTCTAGATAGAGCCCTAAGTACTTGGCTTTACACTTTCTTATGTTCAGGTTCATTTTTGCAACACATTGAACTAATAGGAACTGCTGGTCAGGATAATATATCAGTTACCAAAAGCAAGACTATAATGCTTCCTCTTCCTCCTATAAAAGAACAACAAGCCATAGTAGAAAAAGTAAACTCCCTCATGTCTTTATGTGATGAGCTAGACCAACAAGTAGACAATAGTCAATCCCAAATAGAACAACTTATGCAAAGTTGTTTAAAAGAAGTGTTTGAGGAGGATTCAAATTAA